In the genome of Urocitellus parryii isolate mUroPar1 chromosome 7, mUroPar1.hap1, whole genome shotgun sequence, the window TGTTACGGACAGCTCTTGCCATGGCTCATGACTGTGGGTGATCAAAGCTTAGGTGCGGCTGGGACCTGAAGGAGCGTGGGACCAGAGAAGGGGACTGGGCAGGGGCAGGCCTCCCCAGACCACATGATGCCCATCCCCTTCCCTGCAGATGAGTTCTACAACGAGACTGAGGCAAAGCTGTTCCTGCAGTTTTATGAGCAAACAGCCCAGGTTGTGTTGAACCAGTTCATGGAGGCTGCTTGGAACTATGTCACCAACATCACCAAGAAAAATCGGGAGGATATGGTATGGTACCACCTCCCCCCCAGTCCTTCTGAATCCTCTTGCTCTTCTCAGGGGTCTTGGGAGGTTGGGGACCCTACTTCCTGCCCCCTTTCCAGAGCTAGAGGAAAGAGGGAAACCCCAAAGCACATGTTAAAGCTAATTGCAAACTCCAGGCCCCTTGGTGGCTCAGACTTTCTCTGCATAAGAATCTGTGGCTTCTTTTCACTTGTAAATCTTACCTTCTTGCTTCTAGGGATCCAggctttctccctcttcctcttagCAAATCTTCACTATTTCTGGACCATTCAAGTGGGCTTTGGGAGGGGGTTGGGGTGCTCGACATGGGATGCTTATACCTTCCCCTGACCTGACACGACAAATACAGTGACCCTCTTTCCAGCTGCACAAGGAGTTGGAGAGGTCCCAGGTCATGGTGTACTTCGGCAGCCGGGCCCGCCTGTTTAAGATCGCCCAGTTCCAGGACCCGGTCGTGAAGCGCATGCTGAGTAAGCTGCTGGACATAGGCAAGGCGGCCTTGCCCAAGGACGAGCTCTGGGAGGTGATGGATAGAGCCCCAGGCCTCCAGGCACACGCTCCCCCACCCCAGGGGTGGGTGGGTCAGGCCTGGTGGGGGAGCCAGCGTGTCTGGGGCAGGAGGGGGTTGGCGGGGACCAGAACTTCCTCTGGAGGTGGGAGCTTCAGGCAGGCCCACTTCTCCTGGCTGGTGGGGCTAGTGCTGGGAGTGGGCCCAAGGGCACAGGCCTGCCCTGGGTGACACCTGCCCCCCCAGTACAACAAGCTTCTGGCCTACATGGAGACGGCATACAGTATGGCCCAGGTGTGCCTGGATGAGgggccctgcctgcccctggaGCCTGGTAAGCACCCAACCCTGCCCCTTCAATGGGCCTCCCAACCCAAACTGTGTTCTCTTGGTCAGGGACTGGcacccagggaggctgagggcagaggaaGGTACACCGGGTCCCACACAGCTCCTTTTCTGGGCCCAGACCTCCAAGAAATCATGGCCCACTCCAGGGACCAGAAGGAGCTGTTGTGGGCCTGGCAAGGCTGGCGGGATGCTGTGGGTCGCCAGCTTCGTCCCATCTTCGAGCGCTACGTAATCCTCAGCAACAAGGCCGCGCGGCTCAACGGTGAGCAGGTTGGACCAGTCCCAGGGCAACACTCAGGAAGGGACAAAGCTGAGTctgcagaggcccagagagggtctGGAGCTGGGCTTTCCAAATAGTGGTAAAGCACCTAATGTGTGCTGGGTACTGCAGAAGTTCTCAAACTACGTGGGTAAAGATAAACAGATGGCCCTGGTGGGGAGGTGATTGTGTTCAATTGAACACTCATGTCTGGTACCACTTGGGATGGTCTCGCAGAGGAAGGAGCTGCCCAGGGAGGGAATGAGGAGACGCTGGCTCCAGATATGGGGTCAGAGAAGGTTTCTGATGTTCACACAGAAAGATGGGCAAGAGCCACACAAGCCAGGGCAAAAGAGCATCCCAGGCAGATGTTCCCATGGGGAGGGAGCTGGCATTTTGGAGGATCTGAAATAAACCCACATGGTCACTGGGCTACGGTTAAGGGGGCTTCAGGCAGGGTGGAAGAAGACAGGGTCTAGCAGGCATGACTTGGAGCTCACGTTGTGGGCTTCACTCGATACTTTTCGTCTTTGATCTGACAACGTGCACAGCGGCCTTGGGAGGTAGtgttttcattttgcagatgaagactCCAAGGTTGAGTGGCTTCCCTGGAAGGCGGCGGGGTGTCCGGCCTCTCAAGGCCAGGGTGGAAAGGTAGTGAGCACCTGGTGGGTCCCCTCTCCTGTTCCAGGCTACAAAGACATGGGGGCTTTGTGGCGCTCCAAGTATGAGGATGAGACCCTGGAGCAAGACCTGGAGCAGCTCTTCCAGGAGCTGAAGCCGCTCTATCTGAACCTGCATGCCTACGTGCGCCGCTCCCTGCACCGCCACTATGGGCCCGATATCATCGACGTGAGGGGGCCCATCCCTGCTCACCTGCTAGGTAAAGGCCCAGCCGGTGGCAGAGGCAGGCGCTCAATAAGCAGGGAGACCACTGTCCCCTTCTCTTAGCACCTCCACTCCCCTTCCAGGGAACATGTGGGCTCAGTCATGGGTCAACATCCTAGACCTGGTCTTGCCCTTCCCCAAGAAACCCCCTGAGGACATCACGAAGATCATGAAAGGCCAGGTCAGTTCTTGGCCTGTGGGTGTGCCCACCCTCCAGCACCCCTGAGCAAATAGGGCAGTGCCCACGCACCCTCTTCCCCACAGCGCTGGAAGCCTGGGAAAATGTTTGAAGAGGCTGAAAAATTTTTTACCTCCTTGGGGATGCTGGCCACCCCACCTGATTTCTGGAAAAAGTCCATGTTGGAGAGACCACCCGATGGGCGGGAAGTGGAGTGCCAAACCTCTGCCTGGGACTTCTACAATGGCAAAGACTTCAGGTGCCCGCCACCAGCATGGCCTGCAATCAGCACCACACCCCCAACCTGTACTGTCCCACTGCCCACATCGTCTTGTCGCAGGCAGCCTGGGcgaggagtgggccatggaaGAGATGGAACAGGGAGGGGGAATGAGATCTGGGAGCACAGAAGGGGAGATGGATATGAAAGCCACCACCTTGGTCACTGGTTGGATATGGGACCTGGAGAGGAAAAGACAGAACTCAAGGTTCTTCTGATCTCCTGCCCATCCACCCCATCCCTTTAATAAGAGCCTGAATGGAGAAGCCGCCTGTTCTGTCCAGAGCATCCCATGCCCCTTGACCTCTGCCCTTTCATCCTAGGGTAAAGAAGTGCACCGAAGTGAACATAGAAGATCTGCTGTCCATCTTCCACCAGATGGGCCATATCCAGTACTTCTTACAGTACAAGAACCTCTCCATCCTCTTCCGAGAAGGCGCCAATCCTGCCTTTGGAGAGGCGGTGGGGTCGATGGTCACCCTCTCAGCCTCCTCCTATCAGCATCTGCTTAACAGAGGCCTGCTCAGCCAGCAGCATCAGGACTCAGGTGCTGGGGaccaaggagaaagaaggagggcAGCCTGAGTCTGGGGGACAGAGGTGTCCAGACAAGGCTAAAGGAAGAGAGAGTCCAGGAGCCACCGTCTGATCACCTTTTCCCTGTCCCCAGAGGAGGAGGTCAACTTCCTAATGGGCATTGCTCTGGACAAGATCCCCTTCATCCCCTTCGGCTATATGATAGATAGGTTTCGTTGGAAGATCTTTGATGGCACCATCCAAAAGGACATCTACAACCAGGAGTGGTGGAACTTCAGGTAGGGAAGGCAGTGGTGCTGGGCTCTCCGCTCCATCCTCACCCCCGGATAGGGGTCCTCACCACTGCCAGAGGGTGCTGCTGGTCTCTCTTTTGGAAGCAGAACGAAGGGTGCAACTTTGGTGCCCTAAGGGCCAGGGAAGCCCCAGGGCAGTGTGGACTGTTTGCTGTCATCAGATAAATGTATCCATGATGTAGTGGGTGGAGCCAGGATGGGCCACCACAAGACCTCATTCTGTCACCTCAACCTGTCACCAGCACTGAGCAAGTGTAGGCTTCAATCTCATCTGTGAAAATGAGGACCCCAGCGGTGGTCCCACCTGCTTCCAGGGTGACTGGGAAGCTGCGTTTCTCTGAGAACACAGCACTGACCACCAGGCAGGCCCCTgcacctctctcccttcctcttcctacaGTGGGGCCAGAAGAGGGGATTACGGGGCCTAAGCATTTCCTCTCAGGAAATCGTTTCCACCACCTGGACACGCATGCACACCTGCCAGGGGCTTAGCATCCTCGGGCTGCCAAAGGAGCCCTCCCCAGTCAGGCACATCATTTGATTCAATAACAAATGCCCATGACCAGGGCATCTCCACATCCACCAGGCCCCAGATTGACTGGCTCAAGTCTGGTGAACACAGGGAGGTGTGAGCCTGCAGGTCTTCCTAGTGACTACTGCAGTCCTGCAGTCTGTTCCTCATCTCTAAGCCTTGgtctcctcatttgtaaaatgggaacacTAGTAATACCACACTGCaggggtttctgttttcttcttgcaCTACTTACCAGATGAAACGGCCTGTTTCCCGGTCTGTAATCCACTGCCTCCCATCACCAGGATGGAGACGGATACAAACAGGAACTTGGCCTTACTTGTTCTCTTGATGACACCTCCCCAGAGACCCGATTGATTCCCAATCTCACGTCTTTTCACTCAATGAATGAAGACATATTGGCCAGCCTGGTCCAGTTTTGATGGACATACAAATGCTTTGAAGAAGAAAAGGCTCTGAGAACCTTCCAGGTACCATGAGCAAGCCTCTGTCTTTCTCCTACCAGGTTGAAGTACCAGGGCCTGTGCCCCCCTATTCCTCGGTCAGAGGATGACTTTGACCCGGGTGCCAAGTTCCACATTTCTGCCAGCATGCCTTACATAGGGTAAGGGCCTGGGTGCTATCAGCAGAACCAGCTCTGGGAGGTGAGATTTGGGGGGGCATGGTGACTCGGCCCAGCATCTCTAGGTTCAAACATCTCCTGCGGCCCTGCCCACCTCTTCCCTTCAGATGGCACAGCCTTCTTAGGGCTGTGCCCTGGGATCCTTTGAACTTTCCCATCAGATCCTGTATAATGGGAATATTCTACACCATCCCTGCTGTCCCctagaggaggggaagaagagggaggTGAGGGTTGGGGTGATTGTCAGGAAGGTCGAGAAGGAGAGCCTCCAATCTTATAGGGCCTGTCCAAGGTGGTGACTGCTGACAAGGGCCACTGTGTGTCAGAGCTGCCAGGCCCCATGTGGTCTTGGGCTCCCCTGCTTGACCCCACTTCCCAGCCTGCCCTCACATTCCAGGTACTTCATCAGCCTAGTGCTTCAGTTCCAATTCCATGAAGCCTTGTGCAAGGCCGCAGGCCACATGGGACCACTGCACCAGTGTAACATCTATAACTCCAAGATGGCTGGGAAGATCCTAGGGTGAGTGCCCGCCTCCCTCATTTGTCCTCTACTCTCCATCTTCCTCACAGGGAGTCCCGCTCCAGGCTCTCTCGTCTCCGCTGGCCACCCTGGGTTCCCTAGGCAGAGCTTCACTGGGTGGACATTCCAGTGAAAATTCTTCCTTGTGTCAGACTGCAGTCTGTCCTACATTAATTGAAGCCCATTTCCTCTTGTTTATCCTCCTGTGGCCAAACAGGCTATTTTGCCCCTCTGGCTAACACTGGCGCATGCACATACACAGGAGCACATGCACGACACCAGTGTCCCAGGAAGAGAGCCAGTGCTGGAGCCCTGTCTTGACCTTTTATTTTCTACCTGAATCTCCTTACTCGTCCCTTTTGCAGTGCCCAATTGTCCCCTCAGCAGCATTTGAGGCAACAGTGGATGCACTCTGCTCTTCCCACCTTTCCATGAAGTGCTCGTCCAGTTCCTAGACTAATCCAAGTTGCTCTCGCACCAGTCTCTTGGCTTGCTTCTGATCAGCCTGTGGTCCACTTTGATCCCCCAGTCTTTTCTCCCTACACTTGCTATTTAGCTCAGCCTTTTCATGCCTGCCTCTGTGGcatgagggtttttttgttgttgttgtttgtttaattccGTCCTGAAGCAAACTTGGAAGGGTTTGGGGGCCTAAATTGAAAATATAGAACATTCTTGCAACGGTCCAGGCTCTCTGATGAGTATTCTTACCATGCATAATGTTAGTTACTCTTAATTTTATAAAGTGGACATTATTACCCATCCACCTTTTACAAACTATGAAACAGAAGGTCAGAGAGGTGACATGATTGTGTGCCATTCGATATAGCAAGAAGCAAAGTCATGCTTTGAAACCAGAACTACTCCAAAACACAAGGTCTTTCACACCATTTCTTCCATCCAAAGACACAGGCCCTTATGGAGAGATTTGGCCCAGGTCTAATGGTTCTAAGATCAACACCCCAACCAATGAGATGCAGAGTCCACCGGCTGCCCTGGTCTTTTTCCTCTTGATTTCTACTGATGTTAATGTGTTCATTCTGATAATTGGTAAAGGTCACCTGGAGTTTTATTCCTGTCTCCCAGAGGATTAGCAACCCCACATAACTTGGTATCCTTTGCATATTTAATGAGCATATTTGTGATTCCACCATGAACTTTGTCTGTGATCACCAGGCCAGATGTGTTGCAGGACTGGTCCCCTGGACCTTGAGCTGTACTTTCCATGGCTACCATCCCCTACCCTTTCATACCACAGGGGTTTGTTTTAGCTGGTGGCCTAGCTTTTCCCATTTCTGAATGTGTTGAACATAAGGCACCTCTGTCATCTGCATTCACGTCTCTGGCTGCCCATCATGTGTTCATTTAGCAAATGTTTACTTGTGCCAGTGCCAACCAGCAGCCTTGCACTCAGCAAAGGGCAATGgatgaaatcaataaatttagAAAGGGGCTATAGCAATAGGAAAGGCCTTAGTGGACATGCAAAGAGGCTTAGGAGGTCTGCCAGGGGACCAGGAAGGGATCTCTGTACCCAAATGGAGTGTGCAAGAAGTAACAGACCTGTTTTCTTTACTTTgactccctatttttttttttttttttttttttggtactggggcttgaatccagggatgctttaccactgagctacatcccagccatttttacttttttttttttttttaattgctaagttgttgagacagGCCTGAAACTTGACATCcacctgccacagcctcctgaggtactgggatgacaggcgtgcaccactgtgcccagtttacaCCAGCTCACTTTTAACCACCCCTCTTTATCCCACCTGCTTGGTGGGACTTTTAGCTTCAGGCATTCTCACCATTTCCCTCCTCCCCCCGCCCACCCCAGTGCACAGGGCTCCCAGGGTGCACTAGGCTTCACTCCTTGTGGCCAGTCTCTCACTGTTGCTCGCCAGTCCTCCTGCATCACCGTCCAGATCCCTGTTCTGGGAAGACCTGAATCCCAGGTGTAGGACTTGGAACACCATTTTCTGGACAGTGGGCTCTGCAGGGGACAGAGGAGGTGAGGATTTTGCAGGGATGTGGGCGTGGCAAGCAGGTGTTATTGGGTGAAGTCCACTTGGTCCACAGAACATTATGCCAATCACTGAAATGAGGAATTTGGCAAATTAGAGTTTATTCACAGAGCATCAAGTGTGAGAAAGGAGACCCATGTCTCAAATCTGCCTCCCTGAGGACACGTGGGGAAAGGTGACTGAAGGTTAGCTAAGAGGAGAAGTGGGTTAAGTCTAGAGGTTTTATTCGGGTTTTCCCTCAGTTTCACAGAGGGGTGGAGAGAAGAAGAGATTCTAGGCTACTCTTGCCaaacataccttttttttttttttttcctttctggtttTAAGatggatctcactatgttgcccaggttggtcttgaactgcTGGGCTCaggcaattctcctgcctcagcctcctgagtaattaATTTCCTCCTGGAAATTAAGGTGCACGCCACCATACCAGCTTGCCTCAAGTAGcttaaaatttgattttgctACTTCCTATGTGCAAATCCCCTGGACCAGGCTCCAGCCTTGTTCTTTTGGAAATGGAGGATCCAAGTGGACCTCTAAGTTCCCAAAGTCTGCCTACCTCCTGCACCCTGCCACGGTAGGCCTGACCTTGTCCATTGATACGCTGCTGTTACTTTGTAGTTGGGCATTCCAAGAAATGCCCATCTGCAAGCTTTGCAGCCCTCTGTCCTCTGTGCAGCCCACATGGGCCACTGGTGAGTTACAGACTTTGTCCTCACAGGCTGAAGAGTGTTTTTAAGTAAGCAGACTCTTGTTGGGcacggtgacacatgcctgtaatcccagcagctcaggaggctgaggcaggaggatcatgagttcaaaaccagccacagcaaaagtgaggtgctaagcaattcagtgagaccctgtctctaaatcaaatacaaaatagggctggggacgtggctcagtggtcaagtgcccctgattcaACTCCTGgttccccaaaaaaagaaaaaaaaagtaagcagaTTCTCAGTGGATGAAGTTCTCCCATCAGCTTCTTCCTTTTACCCAGGATCTGGCGTCTAATATACTCCTCtcaccaagtttttttttttttttttttttgctttttatttcttttcttccaatcTTGGTAACTCTTTACCTTCATTTCTCTGTATTCCTAACTACACTCTTCTCCAGTGATTTCAGCCAAGAATATGCTGACCTTTACTTTCCCCTCATTCCTTCCCAGTTGCTTATTAAGAGATGTGTGTCATGTTTGCAGGCTACAAAGTCCTCCTTCATCACTATCTGGTGTACTCCTCACCGTGATGAAGGGCGGGTACTCATGGggcccattttactgatgaggaactgaggctgagagaggttTTAAGTTGTGTTCCTGAGGTTCTGTGGCCCATAAgtaagcacttctgggtttagAATATGGTGACCTCTGGGCCCCCAGACCCCACTTCTTTCCTGGTCAGATCAGGGACCAACAGGTTAAAAAGGACCAACATCTACCCACTGCTGCTCTGCAGGGAGCCTGGGGTTAGGAGCCGGGAAACCTGGCTTCAGCACACCCTGTACCCCCCACCGTGAGGACAGTGTGCCGAGCTGAAGGCTCTACCACCTGCCACCAATAATGGGTGTGCCTGAAGACAGAGCTGACATTTGTGCAGTACTGCAGGTGACACACAGAGACCTTTCCTGCTCATGAGCTCTTGAACTTTCCCAAGCCTTACCTGTGAGATCAGAAAGCTGAAAAGCTAACTCTACCTACTGTCCCTGGGCACCTCGCAGGGAACAGTAGCTCAGACTTCATGCCTATTTGAGTCCAGGAGAATAACAATGATCATTAGTGCTGataaacagcagcagcagcagcaatcaTTGCCTCTATTTATTGCCTCTAGGCACTGCAGCAACACTGTGaggtagatactattattatctccattttatggatgtgaaaactgaggctcagacaggTTAGGTTACCTACCCAAGAACCCACAGCTAATTAGTGACAGAATTGAGATTCAAACTCACCTGAGTTTTATTTCAAAGCTGGCTATCATACCCGCTATGCTGAGCTCTATGGGAAGACTCTGGCTGGCAAAGTCCTGGGGCCAGGGTTGAGTTTACTGAGGAGTTCCAGCAGCACCTGCTGACACCCTCACATGGCCTCACAGTTGTCCTCACGCCCCCAGGGATGTCCTGAAGGTGGGCTCAAGCAAGCCCTGGCCACAGGTCCTAAAGGAGctgactgggaagtccaaggtgtCTTCGGAGGCTCTCCTGAGCTACTTCAAGCCACTGCTGAACTGGCTGGTGACCGAGAATGTGCAGCAGGGGGAAATCCTGGGCTGGCCAGACTTCGGCTGTACCTTCCCAGGTTGGATAATCTGACCCTTCTCCCAACTCTGGTGCAGCCCAAGGCCCCACACTGCCCTGCCCTGGGACAGCCCCTACTCTCACCTTAACATCTACAGCCTGGCTTGAGCTGGCCCAGCAGTGCTGCTGGGGGGCCCTCTTTGTACCAGACCTGGTGCAGCCTCAGCCATGACCACAAAACTCAGTTTTCCCAGCCCCCAACTCAGTTGCTTCCTGGCACACAAGCCAGCTAGACTGTCAGGCTGGCATCTGAGTAGAGGGTTAACACCTTACCTCCTGACTGGGCTCCATGGGCTATGTTGCCCTACCCACATccatcttctccttctcttccttctactCTTCTTTCTCACCCTCCTTCTGGGGCAATGCCCTTTCTTGTGACCTGAGAAGAGAGAAGGTCAGTGGCTGTCAGATCTTCCCCGACAGCCACAGGGGGCCCCAAGTTCCCCTCCCCAGACTCATCTTCTCTGTGAGACCATCTTGTCTtccacagaaagaagaaaacctaAGGCGGCATTCCTGAGCATGGAGTTGGAGCCTAAGGCAGCCAGGTCCGGGCAGTGGGTGCTGCTGATCCTATGCATTATCATGTTCCTGATGATCCTGGGGTTGGCCTCCAGGCTATTCATCATGGAAAAACAGTCAGCGAACAAAGACTCTTCAGACAACACTGAGACAGGCAACACCAACTTCCTGTGTGTACCCATGGAGCCCCACCAGGCTGCCCGAGGACAGTGGCTGCTGCTGGGCCTCTGTCTTATCCTGATGCTGTGCTCAATTATTTTGACTATTCGGATCTTCACATGGCAGAACTAGAAGCCTCCGTGGATGAAATCTGATGGTTGGGGCGCAGACTAGCCACCAGTCAGACTGGTAAAGttgtggggcaggaggagggcagtCAAGCC includes:
- the LOC113192200 gene encoding angiotensin-converting enzyme-like protein Ace3, encoding MTVGDQSLDEFYNETEAKLFLQFYEQTAQVVLNQFMEAAWNYVTNITKKNREDMLHKELERSQVMVYFGSRARLFKIAQFQDPVVKRMLSKLLDIGKAALPKDELWEYNKLLAYMETAYSMAQVCLDEGPCLPLEPDLQEIMAHSRDQKELLWAWQGWRDAVGRQLRPIFERYVILSNKAARLNGYKDMGALWRSKYEDETLEQDLEQLFQELKPLYLNLHAYVRRSLHRHYGPDIIDVRGPIPAHLLGNMWAQSWVNILDLVLPFPKKPPEDITKIMKGQRWKPGKMFEEAEKFFTSLGMLATPPDFWKKSMLERPPDGREVECQTSAWDFYNGKDFRVKKCTEVNIEDLLSIFHQMGHIQYFLQYKNLSILFREGANPAFGEAVGSMVTLSASSYQHLLNRGLLSQQHQDSEEEVNFLMGIALDKIPFIPFGYMIDRFRWKIFDGTIQKDIYNQEWWNFRLKYQGLCPPIPRSEDDFDPGAKFHISASMPYIGYFISLVLQFQFHEALCKAAGHMGPLHQCNIYNSKMAGKILGDVLKVGSSKPWPQVLKELTGKSKVSSEALLSYFKPLLNWLVTENVQQGEILGWPDFGCTFPERRKPKAAFLSMELEPKAARSGQWVLLILCIIMFLMILGLASRLFIMEKQSANKDSSDNTETGNTNFLCVPMEPHQAARGQWLLLGLCLILMLCSIILTIRIFTWQN